A genomic stretch from Lathyrus oleraceus cultivar Zhongwan6 chromosome 2, CAAS_Psat_ZW6_1.0, whole genome shotgun sequence includes:
- the LOC127121826 gene encoding uncharacterized protein LOC127121826: protein MTRNPDKQRSIFNEIMEIVQNQQVVFFLYGYDGTGGRTTHSKFKISVPTLETSICNIDKKDEIADLFKVTNIIIWDETPMTHKFYFEVLDKSKVVVFGGDFGQILSVIPKEWILQIGDGTILESSDGYVDITILDEFLISNFTDPIEVIVTSTYPDLMNNYNDSNLLQNRAILTSTIEVIDDINDYITKLILGEENECLSSDSIDKSECTGFDAFEHLAPEFLNSIKISRLPNNSIKLKIGTSIMLLRNLKDYAMVND from the exons ATGACAAGAAATCCAG ATAAGCAAAGAAGTATTTTTAATGAAATCATGGAAATCGTGCAAAACCAACAAGTGGTGTTTTTTTTGTATGGCTATGATGGAACTG GTGGAAGGACAACTCATTCAAAATTTAAGATTTCGGTTCCTACACTTGAAACATCTATTTGCAATATAGATAAAAAAGATGAGATTGCCGATTTGTTTAAAGTAACCAATATCATTATATGGGATGAAACACCAATGACACACAAGTTTTATTTTGAGGTGCTTGATAAAA GTAAAGTGGTTGTCTTTGGTGGAGATTTTGGACAAATACTTTCGGTTATACCTAAAG AATGGATACTACAAATTGGTGATGGAACTATCTTAGAGTCAAGTGATGGTTATGTTGACATTACCATTCTAGATGAGTTTTTGATCTCTAACTTTACGGATCCTATTGAAGTAATTGTTACAAGTACATATCCAGATTTAATGAATAACTACAATGATTCAAACTTACTTCAAAATAGAGCAATTTTGACTTCTACTATAGAAGTGATTGATGATATCAATGATTATATCACAAAGCTGATTCTAG GAGAAGAAAATGAATGTCTAAGTAGTGATTCAATTGATAAATCTGAATGTACTGGCTTTGATGCATTTGAACACTTAGCTCCAGAGTTCTTAAATTCTATTAAAATATCAAGGTTGCCAAATAATTCCATCAAGTTGAAAATTGGCACATCTATTATGTTGTTACGTAACTTGAAGGATTATGCAATGGTAAATGACTAA
- the LOC127117968 gene encoding uncharacterized protein LOC127117968 isoform X1 has protein sequence MGSRKKPAKIELEEDDAAIGSTSSIAAISDDDEEANKDLSIEIIHKALLNRATNPQNAAALIASTLIAPSKVHSEENKLRIKKKKKKKLESDIETVNSVKVEEKEKEAVETVNAPEKVEHTEVETSMVDCSDNDVLRNTTSKLQNEEIKTKKKKKKKRHESEIQTVNDVIVEEEEKKAVETFVDPENGEPGVETINAPEKVKHTDVETCMVDTSDSDVLRNTISKSPNEESKTLKKKKKKNHEYEIQTENDVIVEEEEEKKAVETIEDLQKVEPVVAEPEVVDTSSNIVLRKLLRGPRYFDPPSDNVWGTCFNCGEEGHATFNCTAAKRKKPCFICGSLSHNVKKCTMARYCSTCKIVGHRTKDCPKKHSGGSYSKSLTVCLRCGNSGHDMLFCKNDYPEEDLKEIQCYVCKEFGHLCCVNTTEAISEEFSCYRCGKMGHVGWACSRLKNEATDAATSSSCYTCGEKGHFARECSSSVKACSRWQPETTDAATPSSCYRCGEEGHFARECSSSVKVGNRKHKFSSTETPRSQKENYMGYTSEPYTEGSDIKTPKKSKHRGGWMSDHPSEFTPSNSKRDSWRSPVTPCTNNNSTPNHFVNNGSHNLGSKSFKHNFYDGTPNSEGSSARTFHHGHSASRFGNSNSNGFQRSYNGW, from the exons ATGGGAAGCAGAAAAAAACCAGCGAAGATAGAGCTGGAAGAAGATGATGCTGCAATTGGTTCAACGTCTTCAATCGCAGCAATCAGTGACGACGATGAAGAAGCAAACAAGGATCTCAGCATCGAGATTATCCACAAGGCGCTTCTCAATCGGGCAACAAATCCCCAAAACGCCGCCGCATTGATTGCATCGACATTAATTGCCCCTTCAAAGGTGCATAGTGAGGAGAATAAGCTTCGaataaagaagaagaaaaagaagaagcttGAATCTGATATTGAAACTGTCAAT TCTGTTAAAGTtgaagaaaaagaaaaggaagCTGTAGAGACAGTCAATGCACCAGAGAAAGTGGAGCATACCGAAGTGGAAACAAGTATGGTTGATTGTAGTGACAATGATGTTTTGA GAAATACCACTTCCAAATTGCAGAATGAGGAGATTAAGACtaagaaaaagaagaagaagaaaaggcATGAATCTGAGATTCAAACTGTAAAT GATGTTAtagttgaagaagaagaaaagaaagcTGTAGAGACATTTGTAGACCCAGAGAACGGAGAGCCCGGTGTTGAGACAATCAATGCACCAGAGAAAGTGAAGCATACCGATGTGGAAACATGCATGGTTGATACGAGTGACAGTGATGTTTTGC GAAACACCATTTCCAAATCTCCTAACGAGGAGAGTAAGACTctaaagaagaagaaaaagaaaaaccATGAATATGAGATTCAAACTGAAAAT GATGTTATAgtcgaagaagaagaagaaaagaaagcTGTAGAGACAATTGAAGACCTACAGAAAGTGGAGCCCGTTGTAGCAGAACCAGAGGTGGTTGATACGAGCAGCAACATTGTTCTGCGTAAGCTACTT CGTGGTCCCAGGTATTTTGATCCTCCATCAGATAATGTTTGGGGAACATGCTTTAACTGTGGCGAAGAAGGCCATGCCACTTTCAATTGTACAGCTGCTAAGCGCAAGAAACCTTGCTTTATATGTGGCAGTTTGAGTCATAATGTCAAAAAATGCACTATG GCACGATATTGTTCTACCTGCAAGATAGTTGGCCACCGAACTAAAGACTGTCCAAAGAAACACTCTGGTGGTTCTTATTCTAAAAGCTTGACAGTATGCTTGAGATGTGGGAATTCTGGGCATGATATGCTCTTTTGCAAAAATGATTATCCGGAGGAAGATCTCAAG GAAATACAATGCTATGTGTGCAAGGAATTCGGCCACTTATGTTGTGTCAATACAACTGAGGCTATTTCAGAAGAGTTTTCTTGCTACAGATGTGGTAAAATGGGTCATGTTGGTTGG GCATGTTCAAGGTTGAAAAACGAGGCCACTGATGCTGCCACGTCTAGTTCGTGCTATACATGCGGCGAAAAAGGACATTTTGCCAGAGAATGCTCAAGTTCTGTTAAG GCATGTTCAAGATGGCAACCTGAGACCACCGATGCAGCCACACCTAGTTCATGCTATAGGTGTGGTGAAGAGGGACATTTTGCCCGAGAATGCTCAAGTTCTGTTAAG GTAGGCAACAGGAAACATAAATTCTCAAGCACAGAAACACCACGATCTCAGAAAGAGAACTATATGGGATATACGTCTGAACCTTATACAGAAGGAAGTGacattaaaacaccaaagaaatcAAAGCACAGAGGTGGTTGGATGTCAGACCATCCTAGTGAATTCACTCCTTCCAATTCCAAAAGGGATAGTTGGAGGTCTCCAGTAACACCCTGTACTAATAATAATAGTACTCCAAATCATTTTGTTAATAATGGTAGTCACAATCTTGGATCTAAATCTTTTAAACACAACTTTTATGATGGAACCCCTAATTCAGAAGGATCGTCAGCCAGAACTTTTCATCATGGGCACTCGGCTTCAAGGTTTGGCAACTCCAATAGTAATGGATTTCAGAGAAGTTACAACGGATGGTAG
- the LOC127117968 gene encoding protein AIR2 isoform X2 — translation MGSRKKPAKIELEEDDAAIGSTSSIAAISDDDEEANKDLSIEIIHKALLNRATNPQNAAALIASTLIAPSKVHSEENKLRIKKKKKKKLESDIETVNSVKVEEKEKEAVETVNAPEKVEHTEVETSMVDCSDNDVLRNTTSKLQNEEIKTKKKKKKKRHESEIQTVNDVIVEEEEKKAVETFVDPENGEPGVETINAPEKVKHTDVETCMVDTSDSDVLRNTISKSPNEESKTLKKKKKKNHEYEIQTENDVIVEEEEEKKAVETIEDLQKVEPVVAEPEVVDTSSNIVLRKLLRGPRYFDPPSDNVWGTCFNCGEEGHATFNCTAAKRKKPCFICGSLSHNVKKCTMARYCSTCKIVGHRTKDCPKKHSGGSYSKSLTVCLRCGNSGHDMLFCKNDYPEEDLKEIQCYVCKEFGHLCCVNTTEAISEEFSCYRCGKMGHVGWACSRLKNEATDAATSSSCYTCGEKGHFARECSSSVKVGNRKHKFSSTETPRSQKENYMGYTSEPYTEGSDIKTPKKSKHRGGWMSDHPSEFTPSNSKRDSWRSPVTPCTNNNSTPNHFVNNGSHNLGSKSFKHNFYDGTPNSEGSSARTFHHGHSASRFGNSNSNGFQRSYNGW, via the exons ATGGGAAGCAGAAAAAAACCAGCGAAGATAGAGCTGGAAGAAGATGATGCTGCAATTGGTTCAACGTCTTCAATCGCAGCAATCAGTGACGACGATGAAGAAGCAAACAAGGATCTCAGCATCGAGATTATCCACAAGGCGCTTCTCAATCGGGCAACAAATCCCCAAAACGCCGCCGCATTGATTGCATCGACATTAATTGCCCCTTCAAAGGTGCATAGTGAGGAGAATAAGCTTCGaataaagaagaagaaaaagaagaagcttGAATCTGATATTGAAACTGTCAAT TCTGTTAAAGTtgaagaaaaagaaaaggaagCTGTAGAGACAGTCAATGCACCAGAGAAAGTGGAGCATACCGAAGTGGAAACAAGTATGGTTGATTGTAGTGACAATGATGTTTTGA GAAATACCACTTCCAAATTGCAGAATGAGGAGATTAAGACtaagaaaaagaagaagaagaaaaggcATGAATCTGAGATTCAAACTGTAAAT GATGTTAtagttgaagaagaagaaaagaaagcTGTAGAGACATTTGTAGACCCAGAGAACGGAGAGCCCGGTGTTGAGACAATCAATGCACCAGAGAAAGTGAAGCATACCGATGTGGAAACATGCATGGTTGATACGAGTGACAGTGATGTTTTGC GAAACACCATTTCCAAATCTCCTAACGAGGAGAGTAAGACTctaaagaagaagaaaaagaaaaaccATGAATATGAGATTCAAACTGAAAAT GATGTTATAgtcgaagaagaagaagaaaagaaagcTGTAGAGACAATTGAAGACCTACAGAAAGTGGAGCCCGTTGTAGCAGAACCAGAGGTGGTTGATACGAGCAGCAACATTGTTCTGCGTAAGCTACTT CGTGGTCCCAGGTATTTTGATCCTCCATCAGATAATGTTTGGGGAACATGCTTTAACTGTGGCGAAGAAGGCCATGCCACTTTCAATTGTACAGCTGCTAAGCGCAAGAAACCTTGCTTTATATGTGGCAGTTTGAGTCATAATGTCAAAAAATGCACTATG GCACGATATTGTTCTACCTGCAAGATAGTTGGCCACCGAACTAAAGACTGTCCAAAGAAACACTCTGGTGGTTCTTATTCTAAAAGCTTGACAGTATGCTTGAGATGTGGGAATTCTGGGCATGATATGCTCTTTTGCAAAAATGATTATCCGGAGGAAGATCTCAAG GAAATACAATGCTATGTGTGCAAGGAATTCGGCCACTTATGTTGTGTCAATACAACTGAGGCTATTTCAGAAGAGTTTTCTTGCTACAGATGTGGTAAAATGGGTCATGTTGGTTGG GCATGTTCAAGGTTGAAAAACGAGGCCACTGATGCTGCCACGTCTAGTTCGTGCTATACATGCGGCGAAAAAGGACATTTTGCCAGAGAATGCTCAAGTTCTGTTAAG GTAGGCAACAGGAAACATAAATTCTCAAGCACAGAAACACCACGATCTCAGAAAGAGAACTATATGGGATATACGTCTGAACCTTATACAGAAGGAAGTGacattaaaacaccaaagaaatcAAAGCACAGAGGTGGTTGGATGTCAGACCATCCTAGTGAATTCACTCCTTCCAATTCCAAAAGGGATAGTTGGAGGTCTCCAGTAACACCCTGTACTAATAATAATAGTACTCCAAATCATTTTGTTAATAATGGTAGTCACAATCTTGGATCTAAATCTTTTAAACACAACTTTTATGATGGAACCCCTAATTCAGAAGGATCGTCAGCCAGAACTTTTCATCATGGGCACTCGGCTTCAAGGTTTGGCAACTCCAATAGTAATGGATTTCAGAGAAGTTACAACGGATGGTAG